One genomic segment of Sander lucioperca isolate FBNREF2018 chromosome 10, SLUC_FBN_1.2, whole genome shotgun sequence includes these proteins:
- the LOC116049087 gene encoding soluble guanylate cyclase 88E-like has product MYGLYLEAVNDYINESYGEDVWRLIENRAEIPHLKFVRHQMYNDNLILRLAKAAGEVLGKTHDELMYAFGVYMVKRIGNYGYERILKVLGRNVRDFINELDNLHEYFRFSFPKVQPPSFCVEEECETSLTLHYRSTRKGFTQFVKGQLSQVGRQFYNTDIEVEILSKEETEKMTYVVYKMNFDNAAFKHRMPQQKTAPSYEKLPMKRGIFFDMFPFSVIFRRDMTMYRIGDGLKEVFSDLQGKKVNEEFTLIRPMLEFSWDNIYTHLNNVFELLSKAVVESKQKVNIPKLNKEEPEEKEENEKAKREEEREPKAVEEMKGTDQEYSSSLTQYNSSTNSGGEDIELLAFQTITGKCSETIFEDMREPPKKPLHLKGQMKYVPPWDSLIFLGTPIIETVEDMIKMGVYVNDLNLHDSSRELILAGTQQSAELQLALDQEQQKYAQLQEIIKKLDEEKKRGDSLLYAMIPKAVADRLRKGITALETCQVFPDVTILFSDVVKFNEICIHITPMQVVDMLNEIYIVFDTLSEKHNVYKVETIRDAYMVVAGVPNKTTFHAHHICDMALDMLSSIDHLKDPSTGDNIQIRVGIHSGMVVAGVVGLKMPRYCMFGDTVNTASRMESNGVGMQIHISQTTKDHLEHEPFIIEERGKIFVKGKGYMKTYWLKGKRDLSFKTPAELRYSSEPKDSDDKSSNGSTSTNAKRMGSNLNIPGNEEQAERKPSPSDLPLDTLPPPEAATETPAVSTEPQEKEKAKKTKNNKGAKLDVPQANTVPESSPPADVLENPGPLINIKRNSFRHQYAKLPANLPIRSASCSIL; this is encoded by the exons ATGTACGGCCTGTACTTAGAAGCAGTGAACGATTACATAAACGAATCGTATGGAGAAGATGTGTGGAGATTGATCGAGAACCGAGCAGAGATACCCCACCTCAAGTTTGTCCGACATCAGATGTACAa TGACAACCTGATTCTGCGGTTGGCAAAGGCAGCAGGCGAGGTTCTGGGAAAGACCCATGATGAGCTGATGTACGCCTTCGGGGTCTACATGGTCAAGAGGATTGGAAACTACGGATATGAGCGGATCCTAAAG GTTTTGGGGCGAAATGTGCGCGACTTCATCAATGAGCTGGACAATCTGCACGAGTACTTTCGCTTCTCCTTCCCCAAAGTGCAGCCGCCGAGCTTCTGCGTGGAGGAGGAGTGCGAGACGAGCCTCACGCTGCACTACCGCAGCACCCGCAAGGGCTTCACTCAGTTCGTCAAAG GGCAGCTCTCTCAAGTGGGACGCCAATTCTACAACACAGATATCGAAGTGGAAATCCTGTCTAAAGAGGAAACCGAGAAAATGACGTATGTG GTTTATAAGATGAACTTTGATAACGCCGCCTTCAAACACCGCATGCCCCAGCAGAAGACGGCGCCGAGCTACGAGAAGCTGCCAATGAAGCGAGGTATCTTCTTTGACATGTTCCCCTTCAGCGTCATCTTCCGCCGCGACATGACTATGTACCGCATCGGTGACGGCCTCAAAGAGGTCTTCTCTGACCTCCAGGGCAAGAAAGTCAACGAGGAGTTCACTCTGATCAGACCCATGCTGGAGTTCAGCTGGGATAAT ATTTACACCCATTTGAACAATGTGTTTGAACTGCTGTCTAAAGCGGTGGTGGAGAGCAAGCAGAAGGTCAACATCCCCAAACTGAACAAGGAGGAGCCagaggagaaggaagagaacGAGAAAGCAAAGAGGGAAGAAGAACGAG AGCCGAAGGCGGTGGAGGAGATGAAGGGCACGGACCAAGAGTACAGCAGCTCTCTCACCCAATACAACAGCTCTACAAACTCTGGAGGGGAAGATATTGAACTGCTGGCGTTCCAGACGATCACCG GAAAGTGTAGTGAGACCATCTTTGAAGACATGCGGGAGCCTCCAAAGAAGCCTCTCCACCTGAAGGGCCAGATGAAGTATGTCCCCCCGTGGGACTCCCTCATCTTCTTGGGGACACCCAT TATAGAGACAGTGGAGGACATGATAAAGATGGGCGTGTACGTGAATGATCTGAATCTGCATGACTCCAGCAGAGAGCTGATTTTGGCCGGGACACAACAATCGGCTGAGCTGCAGCTGGCCCTCGACCAG GAGCAACAAAAATATGCCCAGCTGCAGGAAATCATCAAAAAGCTGGacgaagagaagaagagaggagattCTTTGCTGTACGCCATGATCCCTAAAGCTGTGGCCGACCGTCTCAGGAAAGGGATCACTGCTCTGGAGACATGCCAG GTCTTCCCAGATGTGACCATCCTGTTCAGCGACGTGGTCAAGTTTAACGAGATCTGCATCCACATCACACCCATGCAGGTGGTGGACATGCTCAATGAGATCTACATCGTCTTCGACACTCTCAGCGAGAAGCACAACGTCTACAAG GTGGAGACGATTCGTGATGCCTACATGGTGGTGGCGGGCGTGCCCAACAAGACCACCTTTCACGCGCACCATATCTGCGACATGGCACTGGACATGTTGAGCTCCATCGACCACCTCAAAGACCCCTCCACTGGAGATAACATCCAGATTAGAGTTG gtattCACTCAGGTATGGTGGTGGCTGGCGTGGTGGGTCTGAAGATGCCTCGCTACTGCATGTTTGGCGACACTGTGAACACAGCCTCAAGGATGGAGAGCAATGGAGTG GGTATGCAGATACACATCAGTCAGACCACCAAAGACCACCTGGAACATGAGCCCTTTATCATTGAGGAGAGGGGCAAAATCTTTGTGAAG GGCAAAGGCTACATGAAGACCTACTGGCTGAAAGGAAAGAGAGATCTATCGTTCAAGACCCCGGCAGAGCTGCGCTACAGCAGCGAACCGAAAGACTCTGATGACAAGAGCTCTAATGG TTCCACAAGCACCAATGCTAAACGCATGGGATCCAACCTCAACATCCCTGGCAACGAGGAGCAAGCTGAACGAAAGCCAAGCCCCAGCGACCTTCCCCTGGATACCCTGCCCCCACCAGAGGCCGCTACCGAGACCCCCGCCGTTTCAACCGAGCcccaggagaaggagaaagcCAAAAAGACTAAGAACAACAAGGGGGCCAAGCTGGATGTGCCCCAAGCAAACACAGTGCCGGAGTCTTCGCCGCCCGCGGACGTGCTGGAAAACCCGGGTCCTTTAATCAACATCAAGAGAAACAGCTTCAGACATCAGTACGCCAAGCTGCCCGCCAACCTGCCCATTCGCAGCGCCTCCTGTTCCATTCTGtga